One genomic segment of Brevibacillus laterosporus LMG 15441 includes these proteins:
- the murJ gene encoding murein biosynthesis integral membrane protein MurJ: MNLLKTASMIVVITLIGRLLGFVRTLYVSHLYGTGMEADAYFLALTIPMTLFMIIPGAINAVMIPTMRGILEENQTQKASVLYHKMLALITFSFFALTVAGYFLSPQIALMYGVSGEKAALTIRQLQLMWPSVFFIGLAGLWASVLNAHHHFFTSTLGTVANSVIVILAMVALVPIVGVDGLSIATTLGYVAALVVMWPAMRKYGYSQRFNLQYRQDAELRSMGERVVPILIGSVISQTTTFLERGLTTGLGDGKVAALSYANQIAQLPMAIFVGAFTLPLFPLLANYVKRKEMHLMKATLEKGLSYLLILLFPVTIGFILYGENLISLLFVRQSGAFNEEALSWTAFGLIFYGMGLYFLAARDLITRAFYALENTRTPVIVGVIGIGVYVLTAKLFTPLLEHGGVALSASVSAMVQSILLFLLLWRSIGQLLTWDFLLTVAKVLIACAVMSVVAFILRVLLLESGRLLDLLVGGTVSTVIYFTVLFILREPLVKDIVGKIAGRFMKK, encoded by the coding sequence GTGAATTTACTAAAAACTGCATCCATGATAGTAGTAATAACATTGATAGGACGCTTGCTAGGCTTTGTTCGCACACTCTATGTTTCACATTTGTATGGAACAGGAATGGAGGCGGATGCCTACTTTCTTGCCCTAACGATTCCCATGACCTTGTTCATGATCATTCCAGGAGCGATCAATGCAGTGATGATCCCCACTATGCGAGGAATACTAGAAGAGAATCAGACACAGAAGGCTTCTGTTCTCTACCATAAAATGCTTGCGCTCATAACCTTTAGCTTTTTTGCTCTGACTGTGGCCGGTTATTTCCTTTCTCCTCAGATTGCTCTGATGTATGGAGTAAGCGGTGAGAAAGCGGCACTTACCATCCGGCAATTACAGTTGATGTGGCCGTCTGTTTTCTTTATTGGTCTAGCTGGATTATGGGCAAGCGTCTTAAATGCACATCATCATTTTTTTACATCTACATTAGGTACGGTAGCGAACAGTGTTATTGTTATCCTTGCCATGGTTGCTTTAGTACCAATTGTTGGAGTAGATGGTTTATCAATAGCTACCACTCTTGGTTATGTAGCTGCTTTAGTCGTGATGTGGCCAGCCATGCGTAAATATGGCTATAGTCAACGGTTTAACTTGCAATATCGTCAGGATGCTGAATTGCGAAGCATGGGTGAACGGGTTGTGCCAATCCTCATTGGTTCCGTTATCTCGCAAACCACCACCTTTCTGGAACGTGGATTAACTACGGGGCTTGGAGATGGAAAGGTTGCGGCACTTTCTTATGCTAATCAGATTGCTCAGCTACCAATGGCTATCTTTGTTGGGGCTTTTACATTACCATTGTTTCCACTGCTAGCCAATTACGTAAAGCGTAAAGAAATGCATTTAATGAAAGCTACACTGGAAAAAGGGTTGTCTTATTTATTGATTTTGTTGTTTCCAGTGACAATTGGCTTCATTTTATATGGCGAAAATTTGATTAGTCTTCTATTTGTTCGCCAATCGGGTGCTTTTAATGAAGAAGCATTATCTTGGACTGCCTTTGGTCTTATTTTCTATGGCATGGGTCTTTATTTCCTAGCGGCCCGCGATTTGATTACACGTGCGTTTTATGCCTTAGAAAACACCCGTACACCCGTGATTGTGGGTGTGATAGGCATCGGAGTTTACGTGTTGACTGCCAAATTGTTCACCCCGCTTTTAGAGCACGGCGGTGTAGCATTAAGTGCTTCTGTATCCGCAATGGTGCAGTCCATCCTATTGTTTTTGTTACTCTGGCGCTCCATTGGTCAGCTTCTTACCTGGGACTTCCTTTTGACAGTAGCAAAGGTTTTGATTGCCTGCGCAGTCATGTCTGTTGTTGCATTCATTCTCCGAGTTCTGCTGCTGGAATCGGGTAGGCTTCTCGATTTACTGGTAGGCGGTACCGTGTCTACAGTCATTTACTTTACAGTGTTGTTTATTTTGCGCGAACCGCTTGTAAAAGATATTGTCGGCAAGATAGCGGGACGCTTTATGAAGAAGTAG
- a CDS encoding thioredoxin family protein → MKEYVTLEELEQALQAFPLCLILLTSKNCGVCEAVEQKLHTWLSKDQPLHPEEQQPHILEGFHVSKASIDKLPELSGRFLAFSGPTILIFAYGKEIYRQARFIHMQELTEALKQAKVMIE, encoded by the coding sequence ATGAAAGAATACGTGACCCTAGAAGAATTGGAACAGGCGCTACAAGCATTTCCGCTCTGTCTAATTCTCCTTACCTCTAAGAATTGCGGTGTTTGCGAGGCTGTGGAACAAAAGCTACATACCTGGCTGTCAAAGGATCAGCCCTTACATCCTGAAGAACAGCAACCTCATATACTTGAAGGCTTTCATGTAAGCAAAGCTTCTATTGATAAGCTTCCTGAGCTGTCTGGAAGGTTTTTGGCATTTTCTGGACCCACCATACTTATATTTGCCTATGGGAAAGAAATATATCGACAAGCGAGATTTATTCACATGCAAGAGCTAACCGAGGCGCTCAAGCAAGCTAAAGTTATGATAGAATAA
- a CDS encoding serine/threonine protein kinase, with translation MKSGTEEKGLPKRIRLCGRYQIKKMISQSELSIVYTARQLGSKHTRVVKEFFPRALALRDLDHKTVFCRIPSLQEKYNDLLQAFIREAEIIKGLNHPNFVSYVDSFEENGTAYLVMNDCQGVTLDHYIQQTEQLYTAEVIEKTWLPLVDALEYLHKQGIIHRDIKPSNIIISPSGAPILIDFGSAIQINQQGNGNKQTIVTTTGYSPLEFYSEKSKQDDRSDLYSFAATFFFYINRSAPTDVTQRLFEHRFEGMKLSASIVTPILARIIRWGLAVHAEKRCPTLKWFKHALYAEALIWKSRERLFPASKQKTTASPSSSHKRH, from the coding sequence GTGAAATCAGGTACCGAAGAGAAGGGATTGCCGAAAAGAATACGCCTTTGCGGACGTTACCAGATTAAAAAAATGATTTCGCAAAGCGAGCTGTCGATTGTGTATACTGCACGTCAGCTTGGCAGTAAGCATACGCGTGTTGTGAAAGAGTTTTTTCCGAGAGCACTTGCCTTACGTGATCTTGATCATAAGACAGTTTTCTGTCGGATACCTTCTTTGCAGGAGAAATATAACGATCTATTACAGGCATTTATACGAGAAGCAGAAATCATAAAAGGACTGAATCATCCTAATTTTGTGTCATATGTAGATTCCTTTGAAGAGAATGGTACGGCTTACTTAGTAATGAATGATTGCCAAGGCGTGACACTGGATCATTATATACAGCAGACCGAGCAGCTATATACGGCGGAAGTGATAGAAAAAACATGGCTGCCGTTGGTGGATGCCCTCGAATACTTACATAAGCAAGGCATTATTCATCGTGATATTAAACCTAGTAATATTATCATTAGTCCATCAGGGGCTCCGATTCTGATTGATTTTGGCTCAGCTATTCAAATAAACCAACAGGGAAATGGAAATAAACAAACAATTGTAACCACAACCGGCTACTCTCCTTTGGAATTTTATTCAGAGAAGTCAAAACAAGATGATCGCTCTGATCTATATAGCTTTGCTGCGACGTTTTTCTTCTATATTAATAGAAGCGCTCCTACGGATGTTACCCAGCGATTGTTTGAGCATCGCTTTGAGGGAATGAAGCTGTCTGCTTCTATCGTGACTCCTATATTGGCACGTATCATTCGCTGGGGGTTAGCGGTTCATGCTGAAAAGAGATGCCCCACGTTAAAATGGTTCAAGCACGCTCTATATGCAGAAGCGTTGATTTGGAAAAGTAGAGAGAGGCTGTTTCCTGCATCTAAGCAAAAAACAACCGCTTCTCCTTCATCTTCTCATAAACGGCATTAA
- a CDS encoding vWA domain-containing protein has protein sequence MRNSTMYLAICALLLGIAFSCLLEAPQALAKADPNRGNDAMFVLDASYSMRDTDKEGIAAEVVRLFMDMSNADRTRVGFVAYNHKIVKTKALTAISVKDKKNEIKKALSSLPRSGYTDLGLGLFTGTELLAKRTESGNRPFLLLLSDGGTDFGPMSKGRSVADSKRDVEKAIQLAKAKGLPIYTIGLNQDGSVNQAELKRIAAETGGTSFITDSAEDLPEIFNKIFAKQIQSTLISVAAVTATGALQDVNLSIPNGSINEANIILLSEHPVKEAQLFSQAKNIQFTESNKYSLLKVAQPPKGNVHVKFRGTPGTLVKINLLGTYNLDIQASTLPNQTQKGQAISMVAHLIDSQGKKFTDQDVNQTLQAEFITVHTATKQEQRTPMNVAGDEWKLEHVFKKSGDYTWKMRIEGPDFYRETSAEKLHVGNLAPQATAERSISISKESGESGIDLGKYFTDANQDTLTYNIINAPDEALSNIRIQGQTLHITPSTTGTTTLTITATDPDGEQATSELSLIITSVWDKYLLIGGILLAVALLGGLIYLIVRPKPMLSGKLEGYFLQTASGNDIPVTYWPLSSFPQRRITLQELFRSLNVNEPLPEAAFIVFEAGKNETLLVKNSSNCTLVRGTTLLRANKKEILTYNDKLYITFEDGITEIEIRYKAVKVNSHLYSDVPAHH, from the coding sequence ATGCGTAATTCCACCATGTATCTTGCCATATGCGCTTTGCTTTTAGGGATCGCCTTCTCTTGCCTGCTAGAAGCTCCCCAAGCCTTAGCCAAGGCTGATCCTAATCGGGGTAATGATGCCATGTTTGTATTGGATGCCAGTTATTCCATGAGGGATACGGATAAAGAAGGTATAGCAGCAGAAGTAGTCAGGCTATTTATGGATATGAGCAATGCGGATCGTACAAGGGTAGGTTTTGTTGCCTATAATCACAAAATTGTCAAAACAAAGGCTTTAACCGCAATCTCCGTGAAAGATAAAAAGAATGAGATCAAAAAAGCCTTGTCTTCTTTGCCACGCTCAGGTTACACAGACCTCGGACTTGGTCTCTTTACAGGTACAGAGCTCTTAGCCAAACGTACGGAGAGTGGAAATCGCCCGTTCTTACTTTTGCTCTCAGATGGGGGCACAGATTTCGGCCCTATGTCCAAAGGAAGAAGTGTAGCCGATTCAAAGCGAGATGTTGAAAAAGCTATTCAACTAGCAAAAGCAAAAGGTTTACCCATTTATACAATTGGGCTCAACCAGGACGGATCGGTTAATCAAGCAGAATTAAAACGAATTGCGGCTGAAACAGGCGGTACTTCATTCATTACCGATAGCGCCGAGGATTTACCTGAAATTTTTAATAAAATTTTTGCAAAACAAATTCAATCCACATTGATCTCTGTTGCTGCCGTTACTGCGACTGGGGCCCTTCAGGATGTAAACCTGTCCATTCCGAACGGGAGCATAAACGAGGCCAACATTATTCTGTTATCTGAACACCCCGTCAAAGAAGCGCAATTATTCTCTCAAGCAAAAAATATCCAATTTACAGAATCAAATAAGTACTCCCTCTTAAAAGTTGCACAGCCGCCAAAAGGGAACGTACATGTAAAATTCCGCGGTACACCCGGTACCCTAGTAAAAATTAATCTATTAGGCACCTATAATCTCGATATACAGGCTTCTACGTTACCAAATCAAACGCAAAAAGGGCAGGCTATCAGCATGGTTGCCCACCTTATTGATTCTCAAGGTAAAAAATTTACTGACCAGGATGTCAATCAAACCTTACAGGCTGAGTTCATTACTGTCCATACAGCAACGAAGCAAGAACAACGGACTCCGATGAATGTAGCTGGGGATGAGTGGAAATTGGAGCATGTCTTCAAGAAATCTGGGGACTATACGTGGAAAATGAGAATCGAAGGGCCAGACTTTTATCGAGAAACCTCAGCAGAAAAGCTGCATGTAGGAAATCTTGCTCCTCAAGCTACAGCAGAGCGATCGATTTCGATTTCAAAAGAATCAGGGGAATCAGGCATTGATCTAGGCAAATATTTTACGGATGCCAATCAGGATACACTCACGTATAACATCATAAATGCACCTGATGAAGCCCTGTCAAACATACGTATTCAAGGCCAAACGTTACATATTACTCCATCTACAACGGGAACAACCACATTGACAATCACGGCTACTGATCCCGATGGCGAACAGGCTACCTCGGAATTATCCTTGATCATTACGTCTGTCTGGGACAAATATCTTTTAATCGGTGGCATTTTGTTGGCTGTTGCTCTTCTTGGTGGCCTTATTTATCTGATCGTTCGTCCAAAACCTATGCTATCTGGAAAATTGGAGGGCTATTTTTTACAAACTGCTAGTGGAAATGATATTCCTGTTACCTACTGGCCTCTCAGCTCTTTTCCTCAACGCAGGATAACGCTTCAGGAGCTGTTTAGAAGCCTCAATGTAAATGAGCCATTACCGGAAGCAGCTTTCATTGTGTTTGAAGCAGGTAAAAACGAAACGCTATTGGTTAAAAACAGTTCCAATTGCACCTTAGTTCGTGGCACTACATTGCTTCGTGCCAACAAAAAGGAAATCCTCACCTATAATGACAAATTGTACATTACATTTGAGGATGGAATCACAGAAATCGAGATCAGGTACAAAGCCGTTAAAGTAAACTCCCATCTTTATTCGGACGTACCTGCCCACCATTAA
- a CDS encoding DnaJ domain-containing protein, with product MKNYYDILGVSKHASEAELKKAYRQLAKKYHPDVNPGSSEAEQRFKEVHEAYTELKTEESRRAYDAKLDQRTQKRATSSTQGTGQQSTQRRTTQGYQGFDPKDMERNFSQFFGFNPKDTKGNLHKNGSASKNPLDASAIFQNYFGPRKK from the coding sequence ATGAAAAATTACTATGACATACTTGGTGTTTCCAAACATGCCTCTGAAGCGGAATTGAAAAAAGCGTACCGACAATTAGCCAAAAAATATCACCCGGATGTGAATCCCGGGAGCAGTGAGGCGGAACAACGCTTCAAGGAAGTACATGAAGCTTATACGGAGCTAAAAACCGAAGAGTCACGGAGAGCATACGATGCAAAATTAGATCAGCGGACACAAAAGAGGGCTACATCATCCACCCAAGGGACAGGCCAGCAATCGACCCAACGTAGAACAACACAAGGATATCAGGGGTTTGATCCCAAAGATATGGAGCGTAATTTCTCACAATTCTTTGGTTTTAATCCAAAAGATACAAAGGGGAATCTTCATAAAAACGGATCAGCTTCTAAAAATCCTCTGGATGCCTCAGCGATCTTTCAGAACTATTTTGGACCGCGAAAAAAATAA
- a CDS encoding FHA domain-containing protein — MQDQTKKYRSIWVIIIDVLLFVIAINILYFAFFIQSDPVMKWMVSLLGISFIIFGITSQKNQKQLPKQSNKQQAGITKLVLLDEDGERVKEWLIQGETSLVIGKNSRNGEVDIDLSDTEYASLISTHHAVLNHVGGTWFIEDNDSHNGVGIKKANSNRTNKIEIEARQQIDINDLIYIANTRILVK; from the coding sequence ATGCAGGATCAAACGAAAAAATACCGTTCCATTTGGGTCATAATCATTGATGTGTTGCTCTTTGTCATTGCAATTAATATCTTATATTTTGCGTTTTTCATTCAATCAGACCCAGTAATGAAATGGATGGTTAGTCTGTTAGGAATTTCTTTCATCATTTTTGGTATTACTTCACAAAAAAATCAGAAGCAACTGCCTAAGCAATCAAACAAGCAGCAAGCAGGTATTACAAAATTAGTCCTACTAGATGAGGACGGCGAAAGAGTTAAAGAGTGGTTGATACAGGGGGAAACCTCTTTGGTGATCGGAAAGAACTCCCGCAATGGCGAGGTTGATATAGATCTGTCAGATACGGAATACGCATCGCTTATCAGTACCCACCATGCAGTGCTTAACCACGTTGGAGGGACTTGGTTCATTGAGGACAACGATTCTCATAATGGGGTCGGCATTAAAAAAGCGAATAGCAATCGAACGAATAAGATTGAAATCGAAGCAAGACAACAGATTGATATAAATGATCTCATTTACATAGCAAATACACGTATCTTAGTGAAATAA
- a CDS encoding FHA domain-containing protein, with protein sequence MSLTRCTNGHMFSTRKHGNTCPYCNIVVEQAARGESKSQVRPVDEEKTMPYLGETTGIEPVTGWLVCIEGPQQGQDYRIMAEKNFIGRSEEMHIRIIGDNAISRRNHAVIVYDPKKRNFFLLPGDASGLAYHNNEAVFSPVELTAYDVIQLGQSKFIFIPLCGVHFEWETK encoded by the coding sequence ATGAGTTTAACGAGATGTACGAATGGCCATATGTTTAGCACAAGAAAGCACGGTAATACATGCCCCTATTGCAACATTGTTGTAGAGCAAGCAGCACGGGGAGAAAGCAAGAGTCAGGTGCGCCCAGTCGATGAAGAAAAAACTATGCCTTATTTGGGTGAGACAACGGGGATTGAGCCTGTAACAGGCTGGTTAGTCTGTATCGAAGGACCTCAGCAGGGACAGGACTACCGAATTATGGCAGAAAAGAATTTCATTGGACGCTCGGAGGAGATGCATATTCGCATTATTGGTGATAATGCCATCTCAAGACGCAATCATGCGGTCATTGTCTATGATCCGAAAAAACGCAACTTTTTTCTACTGCCTGGAGATGCGTCTGGACTTGCTTATCACAATAATGAAGCTGTTTTTTCCCCAGTGGAGCTAACAGCATATGATGTCATTCAGCTTGGTCAAAGCAAATTTATCTTTATCCCGTTGTGCGGCGTCCATTTTGAATGGGAAACCAAATGA
- a CDS encoding PP2C family protein-serine/threonine phosphatase: protein MNMLEGQELATYCFVLAGFTFMLLLFMIRQNLVAPVKEPGIQIGNGQTIGNRDEQDDYFSTATTPIGTLAVLADGISGLSHGRMSSTLAVTLFMREFLNLDDAQGITSFFTKAARKSNAEILQQIGGSNGGTTLVAAVVTEDKLYWGAVGDSSIMVFRNGGFIKMNHKHILESVLEERYLSGEISKEQATNNPMGKRLINYLGYEQFQNMEICNEPFLLKKKDKVILLSDGVYNTLSEVEMEQILMNAASPNDAAEEMVAEIERKQLRNQDNATVIILEKGW, encoded by the coding sequence ATGAACATGCTGGAGGGACAGGAACTCGCGACATATTGTTTTGTGCTAGCTGGGTTTACGTTTATGCTATTGCTTTTTATGATACGCCAGAATCTGGTGGCTCCTGTTAAAGAACCGGGCATTCAGATTGGTAACGGTCAAACGATCGGCAATCGAGATGAACAAGACGACTATTTTTCGACAGCAACAACTCCTATTGGCACACTAGCTGTTTTGGCGGATGGGATTAGTGGGCTTTCGCATGGACGGATGTCTAGCACTCTGGCGGTTACTCTCTTTATGCGAGAGTTTTTGAATCTGGATGATGCACAAGGTATTACTTCTTTTTTTACAAAAGCTGCTCGTAAAAGCAATGCTGAAATCCTGCAACAAATCGGGGGATCAAATGGTGGTACCACGCTTGTAGCAGCCGTGGTAACCGAGGATAAGCTCTATTGGGGCGCTGTAGGTGATAGCAGCATCATGGTGTTTCGCAATGGGGGATTTATCAAAATGAACCATAAGCACATCTTGGAATCTGTGCTAGAGGAACGCTATCTGTCAGGGGAGATTAGCAAGGAACAAGCAACAAATAACCCGATGGGCAAGCGACTGATCAATTATTTAGGCTATGAGCAGTTTCAAAATATGGAGATTTGCAACGAGCCGTTTCTGTTAAAAAAGAAAGACAAGGTTATTTTGTTAAGTGACGGTGTGTACAACACGCTCTCCGAAGTGGAAATGGAGCAGATTTTAATGAATGCCGCCTCTCCAAATGATGCCGCAGAAGAGATGGTGGCAGAGATTGAACGCAAGCAATTACGCAATCAAGATAACGCTACGGTCATTATTTTAGAGAAAGGCTGGTAA
- a CDS encoding PP2C family serine/threonine-protein phosphatase, translating into MRKENSNFQTSFVSEAGTFIENRDYFAFVELDDVACWVIADGIDTDKEVKSAEMAVQSILQSFLDKPTMSRRRLKKYILNAHHWLKEESTRVRLKASIMIVVTDYSKIIWAVAGNARLYHFRHGRLQTRSHDQSLAQQMADEEQISFAAIDRHEERHNLLSYLGKPDFFEPYVSKKIVLSDGDVMMLCTPGAWEEVSYQEMLEALEEAKSPEELTDQLEEVLLSKQKQVIHNYTIAAIYANKVFKEDPKKRWKRIKTALFIGIPVLLLVGGLVYMKVRAAERFAENVASIYEHEKNADAYVSEKDYDKALLEYSEARNAAKRIDDKIYRQLLSKKLKITELIVNGDKFVKDGKVKQAQESYKKALEEAKNHKEFDKKEIQEKLDQAEKIAQVQLLVKEGDLRASSEDYSGAMEMYQQAKLAAINASYTEGQKEIKSKIDETQLKHIGVEKGTQQLEGEKMEKDGDRFLAEKDLEGALGAYLQAQSIYQEAGMMEKALGIERKITKVDGLLNPLPVPAINGGDQHANGNILAPATGQASGQTPVAPVKQGSGVVSIPATGQQSGQATTTPPPATATQQTQSVQPPQQAAPKTAESSPASVPTQMDHQTKESSQHSQKESSKTVELEQGNKQAQAPRTPPSDEQKPTSSVTNPHQ; encoded by the coding sequence ATGAGGAAGGAAAACAGCAATTTTCAGACCAGTTTCGTTTCCGAAGCAGGCACTTTTATAGAGAATCGCGATTATTTTGCTTTTGTAGAACTAGATGATGTTGCTTGTTGGGTCATTGCTGATGGGATTGACACGGATAAAGAAGTAAAAAGTGCGGAGATGGCAGTGCAAAGTATTTTACAAAGCTTTTTAGATAAGCCCACAATGTCTCGGCGCAGACTAAAAAAATACATACTCAATGCCCATCACTGGCTAAAAGAAGAAAGTACAAGAGTCCGATTAAAAGCTAGCATTATGATCGTCGTTACCGATTATAGCAAAATCATTTGGGCAGTGGCGGGTAATGCTAGATTGTATCATTTTCGACATGGCCGCTTGCAAACAAGGAGCCATGATCAGTCACTTGCTCAGCAGATGGCTGATGAGGAGCAAATCTCTTTCGCAGCAATAGACAGACATGAGGAACGTCATAATCTTCTTTCTTATTTAGGGAAGCCTGATTTTTTTGAACCATATGTATCCAAAAAGATAGTACTCTCTGATGGAGATGTGATGATGCTTTGTACGCCTGGAGCTTGGGAAGAGGTTAGCTACCAAGAAATGCTGGAAGCCCTAGAAGAAGCAAAAAGTCCAGAAGAGTTGACCGATCAACTGGAGGAAGTGCTATTAAGCAAACAAAAGCAAGTGATTCATAATTATACGATAGCGGCTATTTATGCAAATAAAGTGTTTAAGGAAGATCCCAAAAAACGTTGGAAAAGGATTAAAACAGCCTTATTTATCGGCATACCGGTTCTTTTGCTTGTAGGCGGATTAGTGTACATGAAGGTCCGTGCAGCAGAACGCTTTGCAGAAAATGTTGCTAGCATTTATGAACATGAGAAAAATGCGGATGCCTATGTTTCAGAAAAGGACTACGATAAAGCGCTCCTAGAATATAGTGAGGCGCGAAATGCTGCCAAACGGATAGATGACAAGATATACAGACAATTGTTGAGCAAAAAACTAAAAATTACTGAGTTAATCGTAAATGGAGATAAGTTTGTAAAAGACGGGAAAGTAAAGCAAGCGCAGGAGAGCTATAAAAAAGCTTTGGAAGAAGCGAAGAATCATAAGGAATTTGATAAGAAAGAGATTCAAGAAAAGCTGGATCAAGCAGAGAAAATAGCTCAGGTGCAGCTTTTGGTTAAGGAAGGCGATTTACGCGCTAGCAGCGAGGATTATTCAGGCGCCATGGAGATGTACCAACAGGCCAAACTGGCGGCAATCAATGCTTCCTATACTGAGGGCCAAAAAGAGATCAAGTCGAAAATAGATGAAACGCAGCTCAAACATATCGGGGTGGAAAAAGGTACACAACAACTAGAAGGCGAGAAAATGGAGAAGGATGGAGATCGTTTTCTGGCGGAGAAGGATTTGGAAGGTGCGCTAGGCGCTTACTTACAGGCCCAGTCCATCTATCAGGAAGCTGGAATGATGGAAAAAGCTCTAGGCATAGAGCGCAAAATTACCAAGGTGGATGGTTTATTAAATCCGTTGCCCGTGCCTGCAATAAATGGGGGAGATCAACATGCTAACGGCAATATTCTTGCGCCAGCTACAGGACAAGCATCTGGACAGACACCGGTAGCACCTGTGAAGCAAGGCTCAGGGGTAGTTTCTATACCAGCAACTGGGCAACAGTCGGGACAAGCAACAACAACGCCTCCACCTGCAACAGCTACACAGCAGACACAATCGGTACAGCCTCCACAGCAGGCAGCACCAAAAACAGCCGAGTCATCACCAGCGTCTGTTCCAACTCAGATGGATCACCAAACAAAAGAATCATCTCAGCATTCCCAGAAGGAAAGCTCTAAAACAGTTGAACTAGAGCAAGGTAACAAGCAGGCTCAAGCACCGCGCACGCCACCAAGCGATGAACAAAAACCAACGTCATCTGTGACTAATCCGCACCAGTAA
- a CDS encoding contractile injection system protein, VgrG/Pvc8 family, with protein sequence MSSTVIAYHNLQVSPYQLVNLQELVMIKTINEHAKVTLTGIVPEELKDSYVEMTQADTPITISQIDEKGGSTPIFNGLVLHIEIKAVRGIYYMQVEAVSHSYKLDIKRKKRSFQNKNMTYSALIKQIAADYPGLDVMDSVSKGGKLGEFTMQYDETDWQFLKRMASRFNAGLAPASIFDKPKFYFGMPEGGSKGKLEDFHYSVKKRMSAFRHSSENHIPGIEENDFIYYEVESDRVLEVGHGVQFLGKTLFVAQAYTEMKKGLLKHVYTLCTKKGMSQNKLFNTKIVGASVQGKVIEVAKDTVKVHLSIDESQNKGEAHWFPYSSVYTAEGNSGWYCMPELHDHVRVYFPSNKESDGVASSSVRQDAGEAQHNKLGNPDIKYFRTPNGKELMMSPSEIVITAKDGEIFIKLNDQDGIQIMSKKKIKIISQEDIMMDSEKKVIISAKEEINITCKESNIKMDGNTMIMGNETKTN encoded by the coding sequence GTGAGTTCAACGGTAATTGCTTATCACAATCTTCAGGTTTCCCCTTATCAATTAGTCAATCTGCAAGAACTAGTCATGATCAAAACCATCAACGAGCATGCCAAAGTTACCTTAACAGGTATTGTGCCAGAGGAGCTAAAGGATAGCTACGTGGAAATGACGCAGGCTGATACGCCGATAACGATCAGCCAGATTGACGAAAAGGGCGGAAGTACGCCTATTTTTAACGGACTCGTACTGCATATTGAAATCAAAGCAGTGCGGGGCATCTATTATATGCAAGTCGAAGCGGTCTCGCATTCCTACAAGCTGGATATAAAACGTAAAAAACGTTCCTTTCAGAATAAAAATATGACTTACTCTGCTCTGATCAAGCAGATTGCTGCCGACTACCCTGGACTTGACGTGATGGACAGTGTATCTAAAGGCGGTAAGCTCGGAGAATTTACCATGCAATATGACGAGACGGATTGGCAATTCCTCAAGCGAATGGCTTCTCGATTTAACGCAGGTCTTGCTCCCGCTTCGATTTTTGATAAGCCTAAGTTTTATTTCGGAATGCCAGAGGGTGGTTCGAAGGGAAAATTGGAGGATTTTCACTATAGTGTTAAAAAACGCATGTCTGCTTTCCGTCATTCCTCAGAGAATCATATCCCAGGTATTGAGGAGAATGATTTTATCTATTATGAAGTGGAATCGGACAGAGTGCTGGAGGTAGGACATGGGGTACAGTTCCTAGGCAAAACGCTGTTTGTTGCCCAAGCCTATACCGAGATGAAAAAGGGATTATTAAAGCATGTTTACACGCTTTGCACCAAAAAAGGAATGAGCCAAAACAAGCTGTTTAACACGAAAATCGTCGGTGCCTCTGTGCAAGGAAAGGTCATTGAGGTTGCCAAGGACACGGTGAAGGTGCACCTCTCGATCGACGAAAGCCAGAATAAAGGCGAAGCGCATTGGTTCCCCTATTCCTCCGTTTATACCGCAGAAGGAAACAGTGGCTGGTATTGTATGCCAGAGCTTCATGACCATGTACGCGTCTATTTTCCCAGCAATAAAGAAAGCGATGGGGTCGCTAGCAGCTCTGTTCGTCAGGATGCGGGAGAGGCACAGCATAATAAGCTAGGCAATCCGGATATTAAATATTTCCGTACACCTAATGGCAAGGAGCTCATGATGAGCCCTAGCGAAATCGTAATCACTGCTAAGGACGGTGAGATTTTTATCAAGTTAAATGATCAGGATGGTATTCAGATCATGAGTAAGAAAAAAATCAAGATCATCTCTCAGGAAGACATCATGATGGACTCCGAGAAAAAGGTGATTATCTCGGCTAAGGAAGAGATCAACATAACCTGCAAGGAAAGCAATATCAAGATGGATGGCAATACCATGATCATGGGTAATGAGACTAAGACAAACTAG